One window of Centropristis striata isolate RG_2023a ecotype Rhode Island chromosome 23, C.striata_1.0, whole genome shotgun sequence genomic DNA carries:
- the LOC131962159 gene encoding inositol monophosphatase 1-like, with amino-acid sequence MADDEWQTAYEFAVQVARAAGAVIRKAGEDEIKIQTKSSTVDLVTQTDERVEKIIIGSLKEQFGEDTHCFIGEESVATGKPCILTDKPTWIIDPVDGTTNFVHGFPFVAVSIAFAVNKQLEFGVVYSCLEDKMYKARRGKGAFCDDEKLEVSDVKEIKKSIIISEHGTDRRPEVVSKIFSTMRRILCIPVHGLRGSGTAATNMCLVASGAVEAFFEIGIHCWDIAAGAVIVQEAGGILLDVDGGPFDLMSRRMVSANNTVIANRIIKEIEIFPVVRDDAEAAKE; translated from the exons ATGGCAGATGACGAATGGCAAACTGCGTATGAATTCGCTGTTCAAGTGGCGAGAGCAGCTGGAGCG GTAATTAGAAAAGCTGGGGAGGATGAAATAAAGATCCAGACAAAGAGCTCCACTGTGGACCTCGTCACTCAGACTGATGAGAGGGTGGAGAAAATTATCATTGGCTCTCTTAAAGAACAATTCGGAGAAGACACACACTG TTTCATTGGAGAGGAGTCAGTCGCAACAGGGAAGCCGTGTATCTTAACTGATAAACCTACATGGATCATAGACCCTGTGGATGGCACCACTAACTTTGTGCATGG ATTCCCATTCGTGGCTGTGTCCATTGCCTTTGCTGTCAATAAGCAG TTGGAGTTTGGTGTGGTGTACAGCTGCTTGGAAGACAAGATGTATAAAGCCAGGAGAGGAAAGGGAGCTTTCTGCGATGATGAAAAACTCGAGGTGTCGGATGTAAAAG aaatcaAAAAGTCCATTATCATATCTGAGCATGGGACTGACAGGAGGCCAGAAGTAGTATCCAAGATCTTCTCCACCATGCGGAGGATCCTCTGCATCCCGGTGCACGG GCTCCGTGGATCAGGGACAGCTGCCACCAACATGTGTCTGGTGGCGTCCGGAGCGGTGGAGGCCTTCTTTGAGATTGGGATCCACTGCTGGGACATCGCTGCTGGAGCAGTTATCGTCCAGGAAGCTGGTGGAATACTACTGGATGTTGATG GCGGCCCGTTCGATCTGATGTCTCGAAGGATGGTTTCAGCTAACAACACGGTTATTGCAAACCGGATCATCAAGGAAATTGAAATATTCCCAGTGGTGAGGGACGACGCTGAGGCGGCAAAGGAATGA